A region from the Sphingomonas flavescens genome encodes:
- a CDS encoding DEAD/DEAH box helicase — MTFADIGLSDQLLAAVNDSGYDEPTPIQRAAIPSVLMGKDLIGIAQTGTGKTAAFVLPMLDILHHGRSRARMPRSLILEPTRELAMQVAENFEKYGKYQKLSMALLIGGVQMGDQVKALEKGVDVLIATPGRLMDLFGRGKILLTGCELLVIDEADRMLDMGFIPDIEEICSKLPKSRQTLLFSATMPPVIKKLADKFLNDPKRVEVARPATANVNIEQRLVEVRPDKKKDALRDILREEDLKNCIVFANRKTTVRELTTSLKRSGFAVGQIQGDMDQSARIAEFDRFKTNEINVLIASDVAARGLDVKGVSHVVNFDVPWQPDDYVHRIGRTGRAGMKGIAYTLGTRADGEAIERIEKLIGHKIPRVGAKVEAEPQAEEKKAAKPAREPKAAKPASKRAAVAPTDEPAQAPLERTPVVEDISNDWNGPMPSFLSVSAG, encoded by the coding sequence ATGACTTTTGCCGATATCGGCCTTTCCGACCAGTTGCTCGCCGCCGTCAACGACAGCGGTTACGACGAGCCCACGCCTATCCAGCGCGCTGCCATTCCGTCCGTCCTGATGGGTAAGGACCTGATCGGCATTGCCCAGACGGGTACCGGCAAGACCGCGGCGTTCGTGCTGCCGATGCTCGACATCCTTCACCACGGCCGCAGCCGCGCCCGCATGCCCCGCTCCCTCATCCTCGAGCCGACGCGCGAGCTTGCGATGCAGGTCGCCGAGAATTTCGAGAAATACGGCAAGTATCAGAAGCTCTCGATGGCGCTCCTCATCGGCGGCGTGCAGATGGGCGACCAGGTCAAGGCGCTCGAGAAGGGCGTGGACGTCCTGATCGCGACGCCGGGTCGCCTGATGGACCTGTTCGGCCGGGGCAAGATCCTGCTCACCGGCTGCGAACTGCTGGTGATCGACGAAGCCGACCGCATGCTCGACATGGGCTTCATCCCGGACATCGAGGAAATCTGCTCGAAGCTCCCGAAGAGCCGGCAGACCCTGCTGTTCTCGGCGACCATGCCGCCCGTCATCAAGAAGCTGGCCGACAAGTTCCTCAACGATCCCAAAAGGGTCGAGGTGGCGCGGCCGGCGACGGCCAACGTCAACATCGAGCAGCGCCTGGTCGAGGTTCGCCCCGACAAGAAGAAGGATGCGCTGCGCGACATCCTGCGCGAGGAAGATCTCAAGAACTGCATCGTCTTCGCCAACCGTAAGACGACGGTCCGCGAGTTGACGACGAGCCTGAAGCGCTCCGGCTTCGCAGTCGGCCAGATCCAGGGCGACATGGATCAGTCCGCACGCATCGCCGAATTCGACCGCTTCAAGACGAACGAAATCAACGTCCTGATCGCTTCAGACGTCGCCGCGCGCGGTCTCGACGTCAAAGGCGTCAGCCACGTCGTCAATTTCGACGTGCCGTGGCAGCCGGACGATTACGTGCACCGCATCGGCCGCACCGGACGCGCGGGCATGAAGGGCATCGCCTACACGCTCGGCACCCGCGCCGATGGCGAAGCGATCGAGCGCATCGAAAAGCTGATCGGACACAAGATTCCGCGCGTCGGTGCCAAGGTCGAGGCGGAGCCTCAGGCCGAAGAGAAAAAGGCTGCCAAGCCCGCCAGGGAGCCGAAAGCTGCGAAGCCCGCATCGAAGCGAGCAGCCGTTGCGCCCACGGACGAACCGGCCCAAGCGCCGCTCGAGCGCACGCCAGTCGTCGAGGACATCTCGAACGACTGGAACGGCCCGATGCCGAGCTTCCTGTCGGTCAGCGCGGGCTAA
- a CDS encoding SapC family protein, whose translation MATAAPNENLPLFYKTIEPLNLDQHGKMKVRGIQSMPEVGQTHAVPVTVDEFTLVQRHFPIVFAVGETPLPIALMGLNEGTNVFLDENGRSTDPNLYIPAYLRRYPFLLAKLRPDSDELSLCYDSTSGAVGDFEDGEPLFDGNEPSGATKAILEFCEQFEAAGLRTNAFVEDLVKSDLLMDGEVAIQPEGFDQPFVYRGFRMVDEEKIRNLRGDELRKMNQNGMLPLIYAHLFSLSQMRDIFARQMQQGKAPSLMPQVSDAIV comes from the coding sequence ATGGCGACCGCCGCCCCGAACGAGAACCTGCCGCTGTTTTACAAGACGATCGAGCCGCTTAACCTCGATCAGCACGGCAAGATGAAGGTTCGCGGCATCCAGAGCATGCCGGAAGTCGGGCAGACGCATGCGGTCCCGGTGACGGTCGACGAATTCACGCTCGTGCAGCGTCATTTCCCGATCGTCTTCGCAGTTGGCGAGACGCCGTTGCCGATCGCGCTGATGGGACTGAACGAGGGCACCAATGTGTTCCTCGACGAGAACGGTCGCTCGACCGATCCCAACCTTTACATCCCGGCTTACCTGCGCCGCTATCCCTTCTTGCTCGCCAAGCTGCGGCCGGACAGCGACGAACTATCGCTATGCTATGATTCGACTTCCGGCGCGGTCGGCGATTTCGAAGATGGCGAACCGCTGTTCGACGGCAACGAGCCGAGCGGCGCGACCAAGGCGATCCTGGAGTTCTGCGAGCAGTTCGAAGCGGCGGGCCTGCGCACCAATGCCTTCGTCGAGGACCTGGTGAAGTCGGACCTGCTAATGGACGGCGAAGTCGCCATTCAGCCCGAGGGCTTCGACCAGCCGTTCGTCTATCGCGGCTTCCGCATGGTCGACGAAGAGAAGATCCGGAATCTCCGCGGCGACGAACTGCGCAAGATGAACCAGAACGGCATGCTGCCTCTGATTTACGCGCACCTGTTCTCGCTCTCGCAGATGCGCGACATTTTCGCGCGGCAGATGCAGCAGGGCAAGGCGCCGAGCCTGATGCCGCAGGTTTCCGACGCGATCGTCTAG
- a CDS encoding N-formylglutamate amidohydrolase — translation MSKLLPPIIHEPRGDLPVLLSVPHSGREYPDWLVALSSGGKPALTTLEDPLVDRLVWRALQRGCGAVIARSPRAAVDCNRAEDEIDPSVIDGARRGRVSARARGGLGIVPARTQAHGYLWRRAISPKQLDERLSQAHRPYHEAVEAQLSLLIDRFGCALLLDCHSMPPPPAGVGSIIFGDCRGQTADGWLPSAALSIAQKSKFTAGLNDPFAGGHIIDRHSAPARGLHALQIEIDRRCYLDKAGKPSRGFDRVATLIETLAVDLGQELLGRQFATAAE, via the coding sequence GTGAGCAAGCTCCTTCCTCCCATCATCCATGAACCGCGCGGCGACCTTCCCGTGCTGCTCTCGGTACCGCATTCGGGACGCGAATATCCCGACTGGCTCGTCGCACTTTCAAGCGGCGGCAAGCCCGCCCTGACGACGCTCGAGGACCCTTTGGTCGACCGCCTGGTCTGGCGCGCCCTCCAGCGGGGCTGCGGCGCGGTAATCGCGCGGTCGCCGCGCGCCGCGGTCGATTGCAACCGGGCGGAGGATGAAATCGACCCGTCGGTCATCGACGGCGCCCGCCGCGGGCGCGTCAGTGCGCGGGCCCGGGGCGGACTCGGGATCGTCCCGGCCCGCACGCAGGCGCATGGCTATCTGTGGCGACGCGCGATTTCGCCAAAGCAGCTCGACGAGCGATTGAGCCAGGCTCACCGCCCGTATCACGAAGCGGTCGAGGCGCAGCTTTCACTCCTGATAGACCGCTTCGGCTGCGCGCTCCTGCTGGATTGCCATTCGATGCCGCCGCCGCCCGCCGGGGTCGGCTCGATCATCTTCGGGGACTGCCGCGGCCAGACCGCCGATGGCTGGCTGCCTAGCGCGGCGCTGTCGATCGCCCAGAAATCAAAGTTTACCGCCGGCCTGAACGACCCATTTGCTGGCGGGCACATCATCGACCGCCATTCGGCACCCGCGCGCGGCCTGCACGCCTTGCAGATCGAGATCGACCGCCGCTGCTATCTCGACAAGGCTGGCAAGCCGAGCCGCGGGTTCGACCGCGTCGCCACACTGATCGAGACTTTGGCCGTTGACCTCGGGCAGGAGTTACTCGGGCGGCAGTTCGCGACCGCCGCCGAATAG
- the cpdR gene encoding cell cycle two-component system response regulator CpdR, with translation MARILLAEDDTSMREYLQRALQRVGYDVEAVGCGTEAMPLLESQQFDLLLTDIVMPEMDGIELAQKASAIDPAIRVMFITGFAAVALQGGRTAPEAKLLSKPFHLKDLVLEVDRMFQTEDQHGRL, from the coding sequence ATGGCGAGAATCCTGTTAGCCGAAGACGACACTTCGATGCGCGAGTATCTGCAGCGTGCGTTGCAGCGGGTCGGTTACGACGTTGAAGCGGTGGGCTGCGGGACCGAAGCCATGCCGTTGCTGGAGTCCCAGCAGTTCGATTTGTTGCTGACCGATATCGTCATGCCCGAAATGGACGGCATCGAACTCGCGCAAAAGGCCAGCGCGATCGACCCGGCGATCCGCGTCATGTTCATTACCGGCTTTGCCGCCGTCGCGCTGCAAGGCGGGCGTACAGCTCCCGAAGCGAAGCTGTTGTCAAAGCCGTTCCACCTCAAAGACCTGGTCCTTGAAGTGGACCGGATGTTCCAGACCGAGGATCAGCACGGCCGGCTCTAA
- a CDS encoding site-specific integrase, which yields MATITKRKNGWSVQIRRKGYPQQTRTLLTKAEAQAWAREQEGRIDRALAPINLKILKGTTLRHLIERYLKEVTPTKDSEYTEAARLKKVLREQAFCDLPLADLTPKVFADYRTARLAKVKAGTVHRELGLIRHALEVARREWDMDLLSNPLDRVKRPKLANARDRRLGPGEYERLQNALLRTRNPVVAPVVEFAIHTAMRRGEILALRWEQVNWLQRTAYIADSKTGVPRTIPLLDGALAVLQRLRPELLRGAVFPITMEALKQAWERARDRAGLVDLHFHDLRHEAISRLCEMGLTLPEVALVSGHKDPRMLFRYVNLRPADLAAKLQGRGWQQPSYSGEVAA from the coding sequence GTGGCCACAATCACCAAGCGTAAGAATGGCTGGAGCGTACAGATCAGGCGCAAGGGCTACCCGCAACAGACGCGGACGCTGCTCACTAAGGCGGAAGCTCAAGCATGGGCGCGTGAACAGGAAGGGCGCATCGACCGCGCGCTTGCTCCCATCAACCTCAAGATACTCAAGGGGACAACGCTAAGGCACCTGATCGAACGGTACCTAAAGGAAGTCACCCCGACCAAAGACAGCGAGTACACAGAAGCTGCGCGGCTCAAGAAGGTGCTACGCGAGCAAGCCTTCTGTGACCTACCGCTTGCTGATCTGACCCCCAAGGTCTTCGCCGATTACCGCACAGCTCGCCTTGCCAAAGTAAAGGCTGGTACCGTTCATCGGGAGCTTGGTCTTATCCGGCACGCCTTGGAGGTTGCGCGGCGGGAATGGGATATGGACCTGCTCAGCAATCCGCTAGACCGCGTGAAGCGTCCTAAGCTGGCCAACGCGAGGGACAGGCGGCTCGGGCCGGGTGAATATGAGCGGCTACAAAACGCTCTGCTACGCACCCGCAATCCGGTGGTTGCCCCGGTAGTTGAGTTCGCCATCCACACTGCGATGCGCCGTGGCGAGATACTGGCGCTGCGCTGGGAGCAGGTGAACTGGCTACAGCGGACGGCCTACATCGCCGACAGTAAGACCGGAGTGCCGCGTACCATCCCGCTACTGGATGGAGCTTTGGCGGTCCTCCAACGGCTGCGTCCCGAGCTTCTCCGTGGCGCCGTGTTCCCGATCACCATGGAAGCCCTCAAACAGGCGTGGGAGCGGGCGCGAGACCGGGCAGGGCTTGTGGACCTTCATTTCCACGACCTACGCCATGAGGCCATTTCCCGGCTCTGCGAGATGGGGCTGACGCTGCCGGAGGTGGCATTGGTAAGTGGCCATAAAGACCCCCGGATGCTGTTCCGGTACGTGAACCTACGGCCTGCCGATTTAGCAGCAAAGCTGCAAGGTCGCGGCTGGCAGCAGCCTTCTTATTCGGGCGAAGTCGCGGCATAG